From a single Streptomyces rubradiris genomic region:
- a CDS encoding antibiotic biosynthesis monooxygenase family protein translates to MSVVKINVLTVPAEQREVLEKRFASRAHAVENSDGFEWFELLRPVEGTDQYLVYTRWRDEESFQAWMEGPMKAAHQGGGEGGGEGGERPKPAASGSTLWSFDVVQQAGPKGA, encoded by the coding sequence ATGAGCGTAGTGAAGATCAACGTGCTGACCGTTCCCGCCGAGCAGCGGGAGGTGCTGGAGAAGCGGTTCGCCTCGCGGGCCCACGCGGTGGAGAACTCCGACGGCTTCGAGTGGTTCGAGCTGCTGCGGCCCGTGGAGGGCACCGACCAGTACCTCGTCTACACCCGCTGGCGGGACGAGGAGTCCTTCCAGGCGTGGATGGAGGGGCCGATGAAGGCCGCGCACCAGGGTGGCGGCGAGGGCGGTGGCGAAGGCGGCGAGCGTCCGAAGCCGGCGGCCTCCGGCTCGACCCTGTGGTCCTTCGACGTGGTCCAGCAGGCCGGTCCCAAGGGCGCCTGA
- the dcd gene encoding dCTP deaminase, with protein MLLSDKDIRAEIDAGRVRIDPYDESMVQPSSIDVRLDRYFRVFENHRYPHIDPSIEQADLTRLVEPDGDEPFILHPGEFVLASTYEVITLPDDLASRLEGKSSLGRLGLVTHSTAGFIDPGFSGHVTLELSNLATLPIKLWPGMKIGQLCMFRLTSPAESPYGSERYGSRYQGQRGPTASRSFLNFHRTQV; from the coding sequence GTGCTTCTCTCAGACAAGGACATCCGGGCCGAGATCGACGCCGGGCGGGTACGGATCGATCCCTATGACGAATCCATGGTGCAGCCGTCGAGCATCGACGTGCGGCTGGACCGTTACTTCCGGGTGTTCGAGAACCACCGCTACCCGCACATCGATCCCTCCATCGAGCAGGCGGACCTGACGCGGCTGGTGGAGCCCGACGGGGACGAGCCGTTCATCCTGCACCCCGGGGAGTTCGTGCTCGCCTCCACCTACGAGGTCATCACGCTGCCCGACGACCTCGCCTCGCGGCTCGAGGGGAAGAGCTCGCTCGGGCGGCTCGGACTGGTCACGCACTCCACCGCCGGGTTCATCGACCCCGGCTTCAGCGGGCACGTCACCCTGGAGCTGTCCAACCTCGCCACGCTTCCCATCAAGCTGTGGCCGGGCATGAAGATCGGGCAGCTGTGCATGTTCCGGCTGACCTCGCCCGCCGAGTCCCCGTACGGCAGTGAGCGCTACGGCTCGCGGTACCAGGGGCAGCGCGGGCCGACCGCCTCGCGGTCCTTCCTCAATTTCCATCGGACCCAGGTGTGA
- a CDS encoding (Fe-S)-binding protein, which produces MQLAAIIVSLVLIVVGVALFGRALLQIYNHMRLGQPVPAGTRTNDPTQRTMTVVREFLGHTRMNRWGIVGVAHWFVAVGFFTLLLTIVNAFGQLFEADWILPVIGDWAPYNVYVEFIGTMTVLGILVLIAVRQLSHPRDPGRKSRFAGSNFGQAYFVETVILIVGVCIFMLHALEGAQHHVDGYEASFFISYPVVAWLRGMDLSTLQNLTYFFAGLKIATSFIWMITVSLKTDMGVAWHRFLAFPNIWFKRNADGSTALGALQPMTSGGKPIDFEDPGEDDVFGVSQVEQFSWKGLLDFSTCTECGRCQSQCPAWNTGKPLSPKLLIMSLRDHAHAKAPYLLAGGGKTMEGEEKATEEQLASVPASALAEAERPLIGTAEENGVIDPDVLWSCTTCGACVEQCPVDIEHVDHIVDMRRYQVMIESAFPSEAGTMLKNLEKKGNPWGLAKKQRLEWTKEVDFEVPVVGKDIEDLTEVEYLYWVGCAGALEDRAKKTTKAFAELLHIAGVKFAIMGGDEKCTGDSARRLGNEPLFQELGMENVAALNMAFGEDDEDPATKKPKSAKKIVATCPHCLNTLGNEYPQLGGDYEVIHHTQLLQHLVDEGKLIPVTPVEGIITYHDPCYLGRHNKIYTPPREIIGKVPGLRNEEMHRHKERGFCCGAGGARMWMEERIGKRINNERVDEALSLNPDIVSTACPFCLVMLTDSVNGKKNDGKAKESIQVVDVAQLLLESVKTPVDPAGDAEAESAPEPEPVK; this is translated from the coding sequence ATGCAACTCGCCGCGATCATCGTGTCGCTGGTCCTGATCGTGGTCGGCGTGGCACTGTTCGGCCGCGCCCTCCTCCAGATCTACAACCACATGCGGCTGGGCCAGCCGGTACCGGCCGGCACGCGGACCAACGATCCCACACAGCGCACCATGACCGTGGTCCGGGAGTTCCTCGGCCACACCCGCATGAACCGCTGGGGCATCGTCGGCGTGGCGCACTGGTTCGTCGCCGTCGGCTTCTTCACCCTGCTGCTGACGATCGTCAACGCCTTCGGGCAGCTGTTCGAGGCGGACTGGATCCTGCCGGTCATCGGCGACTGGGCCCCGTACAACGTCTACGTCGAGTTCATCGGCACGATGACCGTGCTCGGCATCCTCGTGCTGATCGCGGTCCGCCAGCTGAGCCACCCGCGCGACCCGGGCCGCAAGTCCCGCTTCGCCGGCTCCAACTTCGGCCAGGCCTACTTCGTCGAGACCGTCATCCTCATCGTCGGCGTCTGCATCTTCATGCTGCACGCCCTCGAAGGCGCCCAGCACCACGTGGACGGCTACGAGGCCTCGTTCTTCATCTCGTACCCGGTCGTCGCCTGGCTGCGCGGGATGGACCTCTCCACGCTCCAGAACCTCACCTACTTCTTCGCCGGCCTGAAGATCGCGACCAGCTTCATCTGGATGATCACGGTCTCGCTGAAGACCGACATGGGTGTGGCCTGGCACCGCTTCCTGGCCTTCCCGAACATCTGGTTCAAGCGCAACGCCGACGGCTCCACCGCGCTCGGCGCGCTCCAGCCGATGACCTCGGGCGGCAAGCCGATCGACTTCGAGGACCCGGGCGAGGACGACGTCTTCGGCGTCTCCCAGGTCGAGCAGTTCTCCTGGAAGGGCCTGCTGGACTTCTCCACCTGCACCGAGTGCGGCCGCTGCCAGTCGCAGTGCCCCGCCTGGAACACCGGCAAGCCGCTCTCGCCGAAGCTGCTGATCATGTCCCTGCGGGACCACGCGCACGCCAAGGCGCCGTACCTGCTCGCGGGCGGCGGCAAGACCATGGAGGGCGAGGAGAAGGCGACCGAGGAGCAGCTCGCCTCGGTGCCCGCGTCCGCGCTGGCCGAGGCCGAGCGCCCGCTGATCGGCACCGCCGAGGAGAACGGCGTCATCGACCCGGACGTGCTGTGGTCCTGCACCACCTGCGGCGCCTGCGTCGAGCAGTGCCCGGTGGACATCGAGCACGTCGACCACATCGTGGACATGCGCCGCTACCAGGTGATGATCGAGAGCGCCTTCCCCTCCGAGGCGGGCACGATGCTCAAGAACCTGGAGAAGAAGGGCAACCCCTGGGGCCTGGCGAAGAAGCAGCGCCTGGAGTGGACCAAGGAGGTCGACTTCGAGGTCCCGGTCGTCGGCAAGGACATCGAGGACCTCACCGAGGTCGAGTACCTGTACTGGGTCGGCTGCGCCGGTGCCCTGGAGGACCGCGCCAAGAAGACCACCAAGGCCTTCGCCGAGCTGCTGCACATCGCGGGCGTGAAGTTCGCGATCATGGGCGGCGACGAGAAGTGCACCGGTGACTCCGCCCGCCGCCTGGGCAACGAGCCGCTGTTCCAGGAACTCGGCATGGAGAACGTCGCCGCGCTGAACATGGCGTTCGGCGAGGATGACGAGGACCCGGCGACCAAGAAGCCGAAGTCCGCGAAGAAGATCGTCGCCACCTGCCCGCACTGCCTGAACACGCTCGGCAACGAGTACCCGCAGCTCGGCGGCGACTACGAGGTCATCCACCACACCCAGCTGCTCCAGCACCTGGTGGACGAGGGCAAGCTCATCCCCGTCACCCCGGTCGAGGGCATCATCACCTACCACGACCCCTGCTACCTGGGCCGCCACAACAAGATCTACACGCCCCCGCGCGAGATCATCGGCAAGGTCCCGGGCCTCAGGAACGAGGAGATGCACCGCCACAAGGAGCGCGGCTTCTGCTGCGGCGCCGGCGGCGCGCGGATGTGGATGGAGGAGCGGATCGGCAAGCGCATCAACAACGAGCGCGTCGACGAGGCCCTGTCCCTCAACCCCGACATCGTCTCCACCGCCTGCCCGTTCTGCCTGGTCATGCTCACCGACTCGGTGAACGGCAAGAAGAACGACGGCAAGGCCAAGGAGTCCATCCAGGTCGTGGACGTCGCCCAGCTGCTGCTCGAATCCGTCAAGACGCCGGTCGACCCGGCGGGCGACGCGGAGGCCGAGAGCGCGCCGGAGCCGGAGCCGGTGAAGTAG
- a CDS encoding phosphoribosyltransferase, which translates to MSSADVRENLTYERFGTAIRELAQTIADDGYEPDIVLSIARGGVFVAGGLAYALDCKNIHLVNVEFYTGVGTTLEMPVMLAPVPNVIDFSDKKVLITDDVADTGKTLKLVRDFCLDTVAEVRSAVVYEKSHSLVKCEYVWKRTDDWINFPWSVEPPVVKRAGQVLDA; encoded by the coding sequence ATGAGCAGCGCAGACGTGCGGGAGAATCTGACCTACGAGCGGTTCGGCACCGCCATCCGGGAACTGGCGCAGACCATCGCCGACGACGGGTACGAGCCCGACATCGTGCTGAGCATCGCCCGGGGCGGTGTCTTCGTCGCCGGCGGGCTCGCCTACGCCCTCGACTGCAAGAACATCCACCTGGTCAACGTGGAGTTCTACACCGGCGTGGGGACCACCCTGGAAATGCCGGTCATGCTCGCCCCCGTGCCCAACGTGATCGACTTCTCCGACAAGAAGGTCCTGATCACGGACGACGTCGCCGACACCGGCAAGACGCTCAAGCTCGTCCGTGACTTCTGCCTGGACACCGTCGCCGAGGTGCGCTCCGCGGTGGTCTACGAGAAGTCCCACTCGCTCGTGAAGTGCGAGTACGTGTGGAAGCGGACCGACGACTGGATCAACTTCCCCTGGAGCGTCGAGCCGCCCGTCGTGAAGCGGGCCGGGCAGGTTCTCGACGCCTAG
- a CDS encoding Yip1 family protein — MSQVGRKAGRRPQAPSRGPPGPGTFDDVAGFRIGRGGRDDRTPQGQQAPQGPAYGHGHGPAQPGGPAYGQPPYGRPGPSAPAGPSYGYPSAPQPPYPHQGQPYGYPGPSDDGPEYFGDGGHQGGGHGGHDPYAANQPGHTQAFSVDEAAAYTQGATYQAGSAPAPAAPIGPPLHWKDLLKGIVLAPNETFLRMRDYTMWIPALIVTFLYGLLAVFGFDGAREDAISATLSNAVPIVLVTAIVMVLGLFVLGAVTHTLARQLGGDGAWQPTVGLSMLITALTDAPRLIVAMFFGGDAGFVQILGWATWIGAGALLTLMVSRSHDLPWPRALGAAAIQLIALLSIVKLGTF, encoded by the coding sequence ATGTCACAGGTCGGCCGCAAAGCCGGGCGAAGGCCACAGGCCCCGTCACGCGGGCCGCCCGGACCAGGTACGTTCGATGACGTGGCTGGATTCAGGATCGGACGCGGGGGCCGGGACGACCGTACCCCCCAAGGACAGCAGGCGCCCCAGGGACCGGCGTACGGACACGGGCACGGCCCCGCGCAGCCCGGGGGACCGGCGTACGGACAGCCGCCGTACGGCCGCCCGGGCCCCTCGGCGCCCGCGGGCCCCTCGTACGGCTACCCGTCGGCGCCACAGCCGCCGTACCCGCATCAGGGACAGCCCTACGGCTACCCGGGCCCCTCGGACGACGGCCCCGAGTACTTCGGCGACGGCGGCCACCAGGGCGGCGGCCACGGCGGGCACGACCCCTACGCGGCGAACCAGCCGGGCCACACCCAGGCGTTCTCGGTCGACGAGGCCGCGGCCTACACGCAGGGGGCGACCTACCAGGCCGGCTCGGCCCCCGCGCCGGCCGCCCCGATCGGCCCGCCGCTGCACTGGAAGGACCTGCTGAAGGGGATCGTGCTCGCCCCGAACGAGACGTTCCTGCGCATGCGGGACTACACGATGTGGATCCCCGCCCTCATCGTGACCTTCCTCTACGGCCTGCTCGCCGTCTTCGGCTTCGACGGCGCCCGCGAGGACGCGATCAGCGCGACGCTGTCCAACGCGGTGCCGATCGTGCTGGTGACGGCGATCGTGATGGTGCTGGGCCTGTTCGTCCTGGGCGCGGTCACCCACACCCTGGCCCGCCAGCTCGGCGGCGACGGCGCCTGGCAGCCCACGGTGGGCCTGTCCATGCTGATCACGGCCCTCACCGACGCGCCCCGGCTGATCGTCGCCATGTTCTTCGGCGGCGACGCCGGCTTCGTCCAGATCCTCGGCTGGGCCACCTGGATCGGCGCCGGCGCCCTGCTGACCCTGATGGTCTCCCGCTCCCACGACCTGCCCTGGCCGAGGGCGCTGGGAGCGGCGGCGATCCAGCTGATCGCGCTGCTGTCGATCGTGAAGCTCGGCACGTTCTAG